Proteins found in one Acanthopagrus latus isolate v.2019 chromosome 3, fAcaLat1.1, whole genome shotgun sequence genomic segment:
- the LOC119017385 gene encoding prostate stem cell antigen-like yields the protein MSRSQLLIVLVCCLPLAGILQCFTCVFPAISSLDCLKFPQECPAGQRCLSSTATGSRGSLHVTMYEKSCAIPSQCGVSGQKYASGLYFNYTNVCCDTDLCNGAGAVAALSWGRVALCLLPAIILLLA from the exons ATGTCTCGGTCACAGCTTCTTATTGTACTCGTGTGTTGTCTACCTTTGGCAGGTAT TTTGCagtgtttcacctgtgtgttCCCCGCCATCTCTTCTCTGGACTGCTTAAAGTTCCCCCAGGAGTGTCCGGCTGGACAGCGCTGCCTGTCAAGCACTGCGACTGGCAGCCGGG GTTCACTACATGTGACGATGTACGAGAAGAGCTGTGCCATCCCCTCCCAGTGTGGCGTGAGTGGACAGAAATACGCCTCAGGCCTCTACTTCAACTACACCAACGTCTGCTGTGATACAGACCTGTGTAACGGAGCCGGGGCCGTTGCTGCCCTCAGCTGGGGACGAGTCGCCCTCTGTCTGCTGCCGGCGATCATTCTCCTGCTGGCCTGA
- the clic1 gene encoding chloride intracellular channel protein 1 codes for MSDPNQPKVELFVKAGSDGQNIGNCPFSQRLFMVLWLKGVTFDVTTVDMKRKPDILKDLAPGAQPPFLLYGSEVKTDTNKIEEFLEDNLSPPKYPRLAARNPESNTAGMDVFSKFSAYVKNSNPQTNENLEKGLLKALKKLDDYLGSPLPDEIDENSADEVTSSSRPFLDGQELTLADCNLLPKLHIVKVVCLKYRNFSIPQSLTNLWRYLNAAYARDEFASTCPADEEIHIAYSSVAKALK; via the exons ATGAGCGACCCGAACCAGCCCAAAGTTGAGCTCTTTGTGAAG GCGGGGAGCGATGGTCAGAACATCGGCAACTGTCCCTTCTCCCAGCGCCTGTTCATGGTGCTGTGGCTGAAAGGAGTCACTTTCGATGTCACCACTGTGGACATGAAGAG GAAGCCGGACATCTTGAAGGACCTGGCACCAGGTGCCCAGCCTCCCTTCCTGCTGTACGGCAGCGAGGTGAAAACCGACACCAACAAGATCGAGGAGTTCCTGGAGGATAATCTCAGCCCTCCTAA GTATCCCCGTCTGGCTGCTCGCAACCCAGAGTCCAACACAGCAGGCATGGATGTTTTCTCCAAATTCTCCGCTTACGTCAAGAACTCAAACCCTCAGACCAATGAAA ATTTAGAGAAAGGTCTGCTGAAGGCTCTGAAGAAGCTGGATGACTACCTCGGTTCCCCACTTCCTGATGAGATCGACGAGAATAGCGCTGATGAAGTCACTTCCTCCTCCCGCCCCTTCCTGGACGGCCAAGAGCTTACTCTGGCTGACTGCAACTTGCTGCCTAAGCTCCACATCGTGAAG GTGGTGTGTCTAAAGTACAGAAACTTCAGCATCCCTCAATCTCTGACAAACCTCTGGAGGTACCTGAACGCTGCGTACGCAAGGGATGAGTTTGCCTCTACCTGCCCGGCGGACGAAGAGATCCACATTGCCTACTCTTCTGTAGCTAAAGCTCTCAAGTAG
- the LOC119017383 gene encoding sperm acrosome membrane-associated protein 4-like has protein sequence MNNLCKAVAVLSVFIAAAQCLTCRQCVIGIFGSCLFGSDTTCNNATESCFTGEAQFNATGAISLHIRGCLDSNLCGRTLSGSLLGAGYTSTFQCCTTNLCNGAASVQLPLTVAICATILSSLWGMWEM, from the exons ATGAACAACCTTTGTAAAGCAGTGGCTGTCCTGAGCGTCTTTATCGCAGCCG CACAATGCCTGACCTGTCGCCAGTGTGTCATTGGTATATTTGGGTCGTGTCTCTTTGGAAGTGACACCACATGTAATAATGCGACCGAGAGCTGCTTCACTGGAGAAGCTC AGTTCAATGCCACCGGGGCGATCAGCCTGCACATCCGCGGCTGCCTGGACTCAAACCTGTGTGGGCGGACGTTGAGCGGCAGCCTCCTGGGTGCCGGCTACACCAGCACCTTCCAGTGTTGTACAACTAACCTGTGCAATGGAGCCGCTTCAGTCCAGCTCCCTCTGACGGTGGCTATCTGTGCCACCATCTTGTCCTCTCTGTGGGGCATGTGGGAGATGTAG